One Denticeps clupeoides chromosome 3, fDenClu1.1, whole genome shotgun sequence DNA window includes the following coding sequences:
- the LOC114785380 gene encoding retinal cone rhodopsin-sensitive cGMP 3',5'-cyclic phosphodiesterase subunit gamma-like: MDTGVAAPVEKKGPPRFKQRTTRTFKSKAPRPGQKGFGDDIPGMEGLGTDFTVVCPWEAFGDMELSDLAKFGIV; this comes from the exons ATGGATACCGGAGTCGCTGCCCCTGTGGAGAAGAAGGGACCCCCCAGGTTCAAGCAGAGGACCACTCGCACCTTCAAGAGCAAGGCACCCAGGCCTGGTCAGAAAGG GTTTGGTGATGACATCCCTGGAATGGAGGGACTTGGCACAG ATTTCACCGTCGTGTGTCCATGGGAGGCTTTTGGTGACATGGAGCTCAGTGACCTGGCAAAATTTGGAATAGTCTAG
- the LOC114786417 gene encoding retinal rod rhodopsin-sensitive cGMP 3',5'-cyclic phosphodiesterase subunit gamma-like → MDTGVAAPVEKKGPPRFKQRTTRTFKSKAPRPGQKGFGDDIPGMEGLGTDFTVVCPWEAFGDMELSDLAKYGIL, encoded by the exons ATGGATACCGGAGTCGCTGCCCCTGTGGAGAAGAAGGGACCCCCCAGGTTCAAGCAGAGGACCACTCGCACCTTCAAGAGCAAGGCACCCAGGCCTGGTCAGAAAGG GTTTGGTGATGACATCCCTGGAATGGAGGGACTTGGCACAG ATTTCACCGTTGTGTGCCCATGGGAGGCTTTTGGTGACATGGAGCTCAGTGACCTGGCAAAATATGGAATACTTTAG
- the LOC114786545 gene encoding retinal cone rhodopsin-sensitive cGMP 3',5'-cyclic phosphodiesterase subunit gamma-like, whose product MDTGVAAPVEKKGPPRFKQRTTRTFKSKAPRPGQKGFGDDIPGMEGLGTDFTVVCPWEAFGDMELSDLAKFGIV is encoded by the exons ATGGATACCGGAGTCGCTGCCCCTGTGGAGAAGAAGGGACCCCCCAGGTTCAAGCAGAGGACCACTCGCACCTTCAAGAGCAAGGCACCCAGGCCTGGTCAGAAAGG GTTTGGTGATGACATCCCTGGAATGGAAGGACTTGGCACAG ATTTCACCGTCGTGTGTCCATGGGAGGCTTTTGGTGACATGGAGCTCAGTGACCTGGCAAAATTTGGAATAGTCTAG